A region of Channa argus isolate prfri chromosome 8, Channa argus male v1.0, whole genome shotgun sequence DNA encodes the following proteins:
- the LOC137132124 gene encoding proproteinase E-like, translated as MMGLWNRCSGKHRFPGQCWYKSQKTNSPTAHCEENMTNVALVLLFAACAYGCGTPAHEPSVSRVVNGEDTRPYSWPWQISLQYLSGSTYRHTCGGTLLAPSWVMTAGHCIGPRTYRVVLGDYDLTAVEGYEQIRAVEKIIVHPQWDENCLSCGNDVAMIKLASPVVLNDKVQPACVPQSGEVAPHDDPCYITGWGRLYSGGPIASKLQQALLPVVGHSVCTSSDWWGSYVKATMICAGGDVRSGCNGDSGGPLNCRGDDGRWYVQGVTSFVSSLGCNTLRKPTVFTRTSSFTQWISDTMLQN; from the exons ATGATGGGCTTGTGGAACAGATGCAGCGGGAAGCACAGATTCCCAGGCCAGTGTTGGTATAAAAGCCAGAAGACAAACAGTCCGACAGCCCACTGTGAGGAAAACATGACCAACGTGGCCCTTGTCCTGCTTTTTGCTGCCTGTG CTTACGGGTGCGGCACACCGGCACATGAGCCTTCTGTGAGCCGCGTGGTGAACGGGGAAGACACTCGACCCTACAGCTGGCCCTGGCAG ATCTCTCTGCAGTATCTCAGCGGCTCCACGTACCGACACACCTGTGGAGGAACTCTGCTCGCTCCCAGCTGGGTCATGACTGCTGGACACTGCATCGG ACCTCGTACCTACCGGGTGGTGCTGGGGGACTACGACCTCACTGCCGTGGAGGGATATGAGCAGATCAGAGCTGTGGAGAAGATCATAGTTCACCCTCAGTGGGATGAAAACTGCTTGTCCTGTGG TAATGATGTCGCTATGATCAAGCTGGCCTCGCCTGTGGTTCTCAATGATAAGGTGCAGCCCGCCTGTGTACCACAGAGTGGAGAGGTCGCCCCTCACGATGACCCCTGCTACATCACTGGCTGGGGAAGACTCTACA GTGGTGGTCCCATTGCCTCAAAGCTCCAGCAGGCTCTCCTCCCGGTGGTCGGTCACAGCGTCTGCACCAGCAGCGACTGGTGGGGCAGCTACGTGAAAGCCACCATGATCTGCGCCGGCGGGGACGTGCGCTCTGGCTGCAAC gGGGACTCGGGTGGTCCTCTGAACTGCAGGGGTGATGACGGCAGATGGTACGTGCAGGGGGTGACCAGCTTCGTGTCCTCTCTGGGATGCAACACGCTCAGGAAGCCCACGGTGTTCACTCGCACCTCTTCCTTCACCCAGTGGATCAGTGAC aCTATGCTGCAGAATTGA